The genomic window CCACAATCATGGCTTTGTTTAGTTCACTGATGGAAAGATTCAAAAGAGCCGTGACTGCGTGTTCTTGAGTTAGCTTTTCTTCTGAGTATAAAAGTGACAGCAGTGGAGTAATAGCACCACAACGCCCGATGTGAACACGATTTTCAATGCTGTTAATGGTGAGATGACGTATTTCAGCTGCAGCAGCAGTCTTCACTTTGTTAGACCCGCTTTTAAGATCTTCTACCAATTTTATGGTATGTGAAGTCGTCATTGTTCCTGAATCATCTAAATCATGTACAGAACACTCATAAGTCTTTGCTGCGCTATGCTCATGATTTACATTGTTTGAACTTTCTAAGTTTTTCTTGGGAGACATCTCACTGGAGCTTTGGTGATTCCCTAGTATACTTTCTGTCTCATGTGTCACCGAAGGTACATAATCAACAGACGAGACAACACTGCAAACTGATTCACTCCTGCTGTGAGTGTAAGACTGCCCCGGAGACAAAAGCTCGAATATTTCAAGATCCTTGCTTTGAGATTCCCCGCATAAACTGGCAGACACGTTAATCTTCAGTTTCTCAAACCCATTTCCAGTTTCAAGAGATGATCTTGAGGTTAAACTGCTGCTCCgtaaagaaaaacgaaaactcTCGGTGCGGTTAAAGTCTTGAGAACCCATATTATTAGCCATGGATGAAGCATCACCACCATCATACTGATGACAAGAGTTAGTAGCAAGGTTGATCCTGTTTGCCTCCAACCAACTCGCTATCATAGCCTTAACCGTGTAATTGGGAATGAGTTCTTGATGAGTCAGCACCTGCCGCGTCCTTGGACAAACAGCTAACCCGTTATCAAGCCATTTCTTAATGGATGTTCTGTCAAATGTCTGTCCTGAAGCTACTATTACCGGATCCAGCATGAGTTCTGTTGACAAAGGACACCGGAAATACGGGGGTATCGAGATACCTTTAGCCACTTCAAGAAACTCAGTTTTAAGCATGTGTTCACGGATGCACAAGACGAGTTCTATCAACTGTTCGGTTTGTTCCATATCTTCTTCTGACTTACTGGCCTGGGATCTtatcctctctttctccacAGTAATGCTTTCCTTTAAGAGATCTTGGTTTGATATCAATCCAAGCATTTGAATTATGCTTTCCAGATGATTGTTATCCAAAGAGGTAATATCATCTTTCTGATTCCGTAAAGCATTCTCCATGAGTTCCATTAATGTCCCCTCTTGCTTAAAACTCTCAGTCTCCTGCACGCAGCGCTGAAACCGTTCCAAGAGATTAGTACAAGTGGCTGCATATAAGACACAGAGGGctaaagaaatgaagaaattcTAGTTTACCTCAACACTTTGTACGCTTGAAGTAACCGGACTTGACTGTGATAACTGAAGAAGTATGCGACTAATCTCCAACGAACAAGTCTGGACCTTTCCCAACAAAACCTCGCATTGAAACACCTGCACAACAACGATGTAGTGAATAATGCTGAAAGCTGCAGAAAAACTGAAATGGTAGCTTATATCATCAACTTACACCAAACAACTTGCTCAACTTTGGTGACCAGTCCTCTAAGAACTCCCGAGCCTGGTTAACAACAGAATCAAGGTCTTCACATCCTTTATATAAACAGTCATCAGAAGGTATCTTGCAATCAACAACTTCATCGAGCAACGGTTTCAAGAGCTTCAACAAGAGAACCATATTTCCAATACATGTTTGAATAGGATTAAATCTTATAGTCTGGCACGCAACCAGATGAAGATACCGAGATATACTGTTAAGAAGACATCGAACAGGAACAGGATCCATTTAACTATCAAGctgaagaacacaaaaaacaaaacacacacatatcaACATTATAATCTTTCATGACTTTTAAAAAGAGTGTTGGTTCCTTGATAGTGTTATCAATTGGATTAGTAAAAATATTCAGACTTTTCTGTGTAttatatggaaaaaaagaaaggaacaCAAAGTTTTCTGATAGAACAGACATAGAAAAGCATTGACTTTTTGACTTATTAGTCTGAGAAGACAGACATGACTAGATTCAGTCAATTCTTGTGGAAAACTGAAGAAAAGGAAGTAAATTTAAACAGAGACTTGACTTGAGCACATTCTCTCAACAGATGTTTCTGCTTTCTAGTTTCCTTTTTCCcttatatttgattaaactaATTTATCCAGTCTAATAAAGTGTGGAGAAAA from Arabidopsis thaliana chromosome 3, partial sequence includes these protein-coding regions:
- a CDS encoding ARM repeat superfamily protein (ARM repeat superfamily protein; FUNCTIONS IN: ubiquitin-protein ligase activity, binding; INVOLVED IN: protein ubiquitination; LOCATED IN: ubiquitin ligase complex; EXPRESSED IN: 22 plant structures; EXPRESSED DURING: 13 growth stages; CONTAINS InterPro DOMAIN/s: U box domain (InterPro:IPR003613), Armadillo-like helical (InterPro:IPR011989), Armadillo (InterPro:IPR000225), Armadillo-type fold (InterPro:IPR016024); BEST Arabidopsis thaliana protein match is: RING/U-box superfamily protein with ARM repeat domain (TAIR:AT2G23140.2); Has 7003 Blast hits to 4423 proteins in 282 species: Archae - 0; Bacteria - 30; Metazoa - 1363; Fungi - 548; Plants - 4306; Viruses - 3; Other Eukaryotes - 753 (source: NCBI BLink).), which codes for MVLLLKLLKPLLDEVVDCKIPSDDCLYKGCEDLDSVVNQAREFLEDWSPKLSKLFGVFQCEVLLGKVQTCSLEISRILLQLSQSSPVTSSVQSVERCVQETESFKQEGTLMELMENALRNQKDDITSLDNNHLESIIQMLGLISNQDLLKESITVEKERIRSQASKSEEDMEQTEQLIELVLCIREHMLKTEFLEVAKGISIPPYFRCPLSTELMLDPVIVASGQTFDRTSIKKWLDNGLAVCPRTRQVLTHQELIPNYTVKAMIASWLEANRINLATNSCHQYDGGDASSMANNMGSQDFNRTESFRFSLRSSSLTSRSSLETGNGFEKLKINVSASLCGESQSKDLEIFELLSPGQSYTHSRSESVCSVVSSVDYVPSVTHETESILGNHQSSSEMSPKKNLESSNNVNHEHSAAKTYECSVHDLDDSGTMTTSHTIKLVEDLKSGSNKVKTAAAAEIRHLTINSIENRVHIGRCGAITPLLSLLYSEEKLTQEHAVTALLNLSISELNKAMIVEVGAIEPLVHVLNTGNDRAKENSAASLFSLSVLQVNRERIGQSNAAIQALVNLLGKGTFRGKKDAASALFNLSITHDNKARIVQAKAVKYLVELLDPDLEMVDKAVALLANLSAVGEGRQAIVREGGIPLLVETVDLGSQRGKENAASVLLQLCLNSPKFCTLVLQEGAIPPLVALSQSGTQRAKEKAQQLLSHFRNQRDARMKKGRS
- a CDS encoding ARM repeat superfamily protein (ARM repeat superfamily protein; FUNCTIONS IN: ubiquitin-protein ligase activity, binding; INVOLVED IN: protein ubiquitination; LOCATED IN: ubiquitin ligase complex; EXPRESSED IN: 22 plant structures; EXPRESSED DURING: 13 growth stages; CONTAINS InterPro DOMAIN/s: U box domain (InterPro:IPR003613), Armadillo-like helical (InterPro:IPR011989), Armadillo (InterPro:IPR000225), Armadillo-type fold (InterPro:IPR016024); BEST Arabidopsis thaliana protein match is: RING/U-box superfamily protein with ARM repeat domain (TAIR:AT2G23140.1); Has 7024 Blast hits to 4442 proteins in 284 species: Archae - 0; Bacteria - 30; Metazoa - 1370; Fungi - 570; Plants - 4306; Viruses - 3; Other Eukaryotes - 745 (source: NCBI BLink).), which gives rise to MDPVPVRCLLNSISRYLHLVACQTIRFNPIQTCIGNMVLLLKLLKPLLDEVVDCKIPSDDCLYKGCEDLDSVVNQAREFLEDWSPKLSKLFGVFQCEVLLGKVQTCSLEISRILLQLSQSSPVTSSVQSVERCVQETESFKQEGTLMELMENALRNQKDDITSLDNNHLESIIQMLGLISNQDLLKESITVEKERIRSQASKSEEDMEQTEQLIELVLCIREHMLKTEFLEVAKGISIPPYFRCPLSTELMLDPVIVASGQTFDRTSIKKWLDNGLAVCPRTRQVLTHQELIPNYTVKAMIASWLEANRINLATNSCHQYDGGDASSMANNMGSQDFNRTESFRFSLRSSSLTSRSSLETGNGFEKLKINVSASLCGESQSKDLEIFELLSPGQSYTHSRSESVCSVVSSVDYVPSVTHETESILGNHQSSSEMSPKKNLESSNNVNHEHSAAKTYECSVHDLDDSGTMTTSHTIKLVEDLKSGSNKVKTAAAAEIRHLTINSIENRVHIGRCGAITPLLSLLYSEEKLTQEHAVTALLNLSISELNKAMIVEVGAIEPLVHVLNTGNDRAKENSAASLFSLSVLQVNRERIGQSNAAIQALVNLLGKGTFRGKKDAASALFNLSITHDNKARIVQAKAVKYLVELLDPDLEMVDKAVALLANLSAVGEGRQAIVREGGIPLLVETVDLGSQRGKENAASVLLQLCLNSPKFCTLVLQEGAIPPLVALSQSGTQRAKEKAQQLLSHFRNQRDARMKKGRS